The window AGGCCGACCAGGTCGACGCCCAGCTCCAGCGCGTTGGTCGAGGCCAGCCCGAGCAGGTCGCCGTGCAGCAGCGCCCGCTCCAGTTCGCGTCGCTCCTCGCGCAGGTAGCCGGCCCGGTAGGCGGCCACCCGGTCGCCGAGCCCGGGCACCGCCTCGTCGAGGGACCGGCGGGCGTTCGCCGCCACCACCTCGGCGCCGCGCCGGGAGCGTACGAAGGCCAGCGTGCGTACCCCCTCGGCGACCGTGTCGGCGAGCAGGTCGGCCGTCTCCCGCAGCGCCGACCGGCGGACCTGGGTGAGGTCCGCCTGCTGGTCGGCGGCGGAGTCCCGCGGCAGCAGCGGCGGCTCCCAGAGCGCGAACGTCACCCCGCCGCGGGGCGAGGTGTCCTCGGTGACGGCGGTCACGGGCACCCCGGTGAGCCGCCCCGCCGCCGTCGCCGGGTCGCCGGACGTGGCCGAGGCCAGTACGAAGACGGGCGTGCTGCGGAACCGGGCGCACTGCCGCCGCAGCCGGCGCAGCACGTGCGCGACGTGCGAGCCGAAGACCCCCCGGTAGGTGTGGCACTCGTCGATCACCACGTACGTGAGCCGGCGCAGGAAACCGGACCACTGGGCGTGCCCGGGCAGGATGCCGTGGTGCAGCATGTCGGGGTTGGTCAGCACGAACCGGGAGTGCTTGCGGATCCACTCCCGTTCGGCGCGCGGGGTGTCGCCGTCGTAGCAGGCGGGGCGTACCCCCTCCAGTTCGAGCGCGGCGACGGCGCGCAACTGGTCGGCGGCGAGCGCCTTCGTCGGCGCCAGGTAGAGCACGGTGGCCCGGGGGTCGGCGAGCAGGGTGGCCAGGGCGGGAAGCTGGTAGGCCAGGGACTTGCCGGACGCGGTGCCCGTGGCCACCACGACGTGCCGGCCGTCGTACGCCAGGGTGGCCGCCTCCGCCTGATGCCGCCAGGGCGCGACCACGCCGCGTCGGGCGAACGCCGCGCGCAGTTCCTCCGGTGCCCAGTCCGGCCACGGGGCGGGCTCGCCGGCCCGTGCCGGCACCCGCTCGACGTGGGTGACCGGGTCGGCGCCGGCGCGGGCGCGCAGCCGACCCAGCAGGTCGGCCGGCGCCGGGTGCGTCGGGCCGGAGCGGTCGGACGACGGCTTCAGGTCGTGGCGCGGCGCTGGCTGCGCCGAGCTGGAGCCGTCGGTGGTCACGTCCTGCACTCTCGCACTGGTGTTCGGAGATGGAAAGCGGGGGGCCGGGGTAAGGGGAGGCTCCGCCGGTGAGCAGAGCCGGTCTCCGGCGGGGATGGTTAGATGCCCAGGAGAGTTTACGGCTCTTGCGAGGGAGGACCGATGGAGCTGTCGCTGGCGACCCGCACCGTGGGCGAGCACACGGTGCTCGAAGTCGGCGGTGAGGTGGACGTCTACACCGCGCCCCGGCTACGGGAGCGGCTCCTCGAGCTGATCGACGGTGGGGCCCGTCACGTCGTGGTCGACCTGGGTCGGGTGGACTTCCTCGACTCCACCGGGCTGGGCGTGCTGGTCGGCGCGCTCAAGCGGCTGCGCGCGGCCGGCGGCTCGTTCGCCCTGGTCTGCGACAAGGAGCCGCTGCTCAAGATCTTCCGGATCACCGCGCTCGACCAGGTCTTCCCGCTGCATCCCACGGTCGACGCGGCGGTCGGCACCGACCCGGCCGGCACCGGCGTCTGATGGCCACGGTCAAGCTCTCCTTCTCGCCGGCCCCGGTGCACGTGCGCACCGCGCGCCTGGTCGGCGTGGCGGTCGCCCGGCGGGCCGGGGTCCGCGAGGAGCTGCTGGACGAGGTGCGGCTGGCCATCGGCGAGGCGTGCACCCGCGCGGTCGCCCTGCACCGCCAGTACGGCGTGTCCGAGCCCGTGCTCGTCGAGATGTCCGACACGGGCGCGTACGCGGTGCGCGTCGTCGACCGCGCGCCGATCGAGGCCGGTCTCGGCCTGGCGGCGCTCAACGCCGACCAGCTCGCCAACGAGTCGCTCGACGAGGACGACCTCACCACCGGCGTGGGCTTCGCGCTGCTTGCCGGTTTCGTCGAGGACCTCCAGGTGCGCCCGGTCGACGAGGGCGTCGGCACCGAGGTGCGGATGGTCTGGCCCGTCGGCCGGTGAGCTGATCTTCCACCGCCCTCGCCGAGGGCGTCGTACGCCGTGAGAGGCCGTGTCCCGCCGGGGCGCGGCCTCTTTGGCATGGATGGGCTCCTATATCAGATTTTTCCTCATAACACAGCGACGAAGATCATCGCGGCGCGGTGCCCCCTCGGTGTGACCTCCAACACTGTGGAGGGCTAGAGTACGCGAGTTGTCAGCAAGTGATCCATCCCGCGGCCAGCGGGAACGGTTGTTCATCGCTGGTCCGACCGGGGTGGAGTGGCGCGCGCTTGCGACTCCGCATCCAGGCGCCGGGTCGGTGCGTCTCCACCGGCCGGCGCGAGCGTTCGGTACAGGAGGACACAGATGTCCGACACCTTGGCCGCCGATGGCGGCGGGATCTCCCTCACCGGAAACAACGTCACGTACGTCGTCATCGCCGCGGTCATCGCGCTGGTGGCGCTCGCCTTCGCCGGCGCGCTGACGAAGGCCGTACTGGCCGCCGGCAAGGGCACCAACAAAATGCAGGAGATCTCCGGCGCGGTCCAGGAGGGCGCCTCGGCCTACCTGCTCCGGCAGTTCCGGACCCTGGCGATCTTCGTGGTCATCGCCGTGGTGCTGCTCTTCCTGCTGCCGGTGCACGGCACCGACGGCAGCGAAGTGGCGGTGAAGATCGGCCGATCCGTCTTCTTCGTCGTGGGCGCGCTGTTCAGCGCGTTCATCGGCGGCGCCGGCATGTGGCTGGCCACCCGGGCCAACCTGCGGGTCGCCGCCGCCGCCCGGGAGCGCGAAGGCGGCCGGGAGGCCGCGATGAAGATCGCCTTCCGCACCGGTGGCGTGGTCGGCTTCCTCACCGTCGGTCTCGGCCTCTTCGGCGCCGCGCTGGTCGTGCTGTTCTACCGCAGCGACGCGCCGACCGTGCTGGAGGGCTTCGGCTTCGGCGCCGCGCTGCTCGCCATGTTCATGCGGGTCGGCGGCGGCATCTTCACCAAGGCCGCCGACGTCGGCGCCGACCTGGTCGGCAAGGTCGAGCAGGGCATCCCCGAGGACGACCCGCGCAACGCCGCCACCATCGCCGACAACGTGGGCGACAACGTGGGTGACTGCGCCGGCATGGCCGCCGACCTCTTCGAGTCGTACGCGGTCACCCTGGTCGCCGCGCTGATCCTCGGCCGCGCCGCCTTCGGCGAGGAGGGCCTGGTCTTCCCGCTGATCGTCTCCACCATCGGTGTGCTCGTCGCGATCGTCGGCGTCTTCATCACCCGGCTGCGCGCCTCGGACCGCAACGGCCTGACCGCGATCAACCGGGCCTTCTACATCTCGGCGGTGCTCTCCGCGGTGCTGGTGGCGATCGCCACGTACGCGTACCTGCCGGCCACCTTCGCCGAGCTGGAGGGCGGGCTGACCGACGTCAGCGAGAACCCGCGGACGGTCGCCATCGGCGCGGTCGTCATCGGCATCGTGCTGGCGGCGGCGATCCAGGCGCTGACCGGCTACTTCACCGAGACCAACCGGCGCCCGGTGCAGGACATCGGCAAGAGCTCGCAGACGGGCGCCGCCACCGTCATCCTCGCCGGCATCAGCATCGGCCTGGAGTCGGCGGTCTACTCGGCGCTGCTGATCGGCGCCGGCGTGTTCGGCGCGTTCCTGCTCGGCGGCAGCTCCATCACGCTCTCGCTGTTCGCCGTGGCGATGGCCGGCACCGGCCTGCTCACCACGGTCGGCGTGATCGTCGCGATGGACACCTTCGGCCCGATCTCCGACAACGCCCAGGGCGTGGCGGAGATGTCCGGCGACATCGACGAGCACGGCGCCCGGACGCTCACCGAGCTGGACGCGGTCGGCAACACCACCAAGGCGATCACCAAGGGCATCGCGATCGCCACGGCGGTGCTCGCCGCGACGGCGCTGTTCGGCTCGTACACCGACACGCTGCGCACCGCGTACTCGGACGCCGGAGTGGGCGACGTCGGCACCGAGATCCTCAACTCGCTGAACGTGGCGAACCCGCGCAACCTGGTCGGCCTGATCATCGGCGCCGCGGTGGTGTTCCTCTTCTCCGGCCTGGCCATCAACGCGGTCTCCCGCTCGGCGGGCGCGGTCGTGATGGAGGTACGCCGGCAGTTCCGTGAGCTGCCCGGCATCATGGACGGCACCCAGCGCCCCGAGTACGGCAAGGTCGTCGACATCTGCACCCGGGACGCGCAGCGCGAGCTGATGACCCCCGGTCTGCTCGCCATCCTCGCGCCGATCGCGGTGGGCTTCGGCCTCGGGCCCGGCGCGCTGGCGGCGTACCTGGCCGGTGCGATCGGCGCCGGCACGCTGATGGCGGTCTTCCTGTCCAACTCCGGTGGCGCCTGGGACAACGCCAAGAAGCTCGTCGAGGACGGCGCGTACGGCGGCAAGGGCTCCGAGTCGCACGCCGCCACGGTCATCGGCGACACCGTCGGCGACCCGTTCAAGGACACCGCCGGCCCGGCGATCAACCCGCTGATCAAGGTGATGAACCTGGTCTCACTGCTGATCGCGCCGGCCGTGGTGGCCTGGAGCGTGGGCGACGAGCGGAACACCGCCCTGCGGGTGGGGATCGCCGTGGTGGCGACGCTGATCATCGCCGCGGCGGTGGTGTTCAGCAAGCGCAAGGGCGTGGCCATGTCCGACGCCGACTCCGGCACGGGTGCGGGCAGTCCGGACCAGCGGCCGGAGACGGTCAACGCCTGATCCGTCCGACATCGGAGGTCCCCGGTCGGCCCGCGCGGCCGGCTGGGGACCGCCCGTGCCACCCGGCAAACCTGTCCGGTGCCCGGACTCGACAGAGGCCGTACGCTGCAACGCATGCGCACGTGCCGGGCGGCAGCCGCCGGAAAGCTCACGGTGGTCCTGGCCACGCTCGTTCTCGTGCTGGCCGGATGCGGCGGCGGCACCAACTCCCGGGCGTGGGCGGCGTCGGTCTGCACCGCGCTCACCCCGTGGCGGGCCGAGATCAGCAAGCTGACCAGCAGCACCGACCAGCAGATGACCGCCCAGACCACCCCGGCGCAGGCGAAGGAGAACCTGGTGCGGCTCTTCGGCGGCGCGGAGCAGGCCAGCGAGACCGCCCGACGCAAGGTCGAGGAGGCCGGCGTACCGGACGCCGAGCGCGGCGAGGAGGTCTCGGCGGGCTTCCAGGCCTCGCTGGCGAAGGTGCGCGACGCGTACGGCAGGGCCCGCGACACCATCGACGGGCTGGGCACCGGCCAGCCCACCGTCTTCTACGACGGCGTCCGGGCCGCCGTGGAGACCCTGAACAAGGAGTACGACGCCAGCGCGCTCGACACCAGCCAGCTCAACTCCGAGGAGTTGAAACGCGCCTTCGACGAGGTGCCGGAGTGTCGCTGAGCGGGACCGGTGACCCGTCGGGCGGCGAAGCGCTGCCGGTGCTCTTCCCGGCCCCCACGGACCGGGTCGCGCCGGTCGCCCGCCGACCCGTACCGCCCCCGCCGGCCGACGCCGACGAGTCCGCCCGGCAGCTGACCTTCTTCGGCGCGGAGGCGGCGGACCCGTCCATCGCCGATCTCGCCGGGCTGCTGGCCGGCCCGGGCGAGGCGGTCCGGATGGGCGGCACGGCCCGGCTCTCGATCGTGGTCGACGCGGCCTGGCGGGTGCACGTCCTCGTCGCCGAGCTGGCGCTGCGCGGGGTGGCGGCCACCTGGGAGGCGACCACCGACGGGCGGCACGCGGTGCGCACCTCGTACGCCCGCACGCTGAAGCCGCTCGCGGCGGCCTGGCTGCGCGGTACGGGCAAGCGACCGCCCGCCGGCTTCCACCTCAACGGGCGGCGGCTGCGGCTCTGGCTCGCCGCGGCGGGAGCCGCCGAGCCGTCCGGCTTCCTGCTCCGGCTCGGCGCCGCCGACGAGGAGTGCTGGGGGCCGGTCGCCGGGGCCCTCGACGCGGTCGGCCTGTCCGGGGCGCTGCTCGGGCCCGGCGAGGGCGGGCCGGCGTACCGGATCACCGGCCGGCGGCGGCTCGCCCGCCTGGCCGAGCTGGTGGGCGACCCGCCGCCCGCCGCCCCCGCGACCGACTGGCCGGCCCGCTCCTGACCGCCCGTCGGCGCCCGCCTCGTCGCGCCGGTCGGGCCTGTCCGATGAGGGACAACAAGTGCGCAATTTCGCGGAAAACAGCCGGGTGGCGCCTCGACCGAGGGTCCGCCATCGTCACAGTGTCCCGCCCAGCGGCACACGCACGGTGTACGGTGGCGCCGTCCGGCACGCCCCGCCGCCGGCGGAGAAAGAGGCCGCCCCGCCGGGACGGTTTGCCGCCCGCGAAACCCGAAACGCGGACGGCGCGTTACGTTGGACATCCGGGCCGCCGGGGGTCGGCGGGCCGAGAGTGGCCCGAACCGGGCGCCGGTGGCTGCGAGCAGGAGTGAGGTCGGGGAGAGACGTGCCGAGCAACGCTGGAACCACCCGTCTGGTCATCGTCGAGTCACCGGCGAAGGCCAAGACGATCTCGGGCTATCTCGGCCCGGGGTACGTCGTGGAGGCCAGCTTCGGCCACGTCCGGGACCTCCCGCGCAACGCCGCCGACGTGCCGGCCAAGTACAAGGGCGAGTCGTGGGCCCGGCTCGGGGTGGACGTCGACAACGGCTTCCACGCCCTCTACGTGGTCTCCGCCGACCGCAAGCAGCAGATCAGCAAGCTGGTGAAGCTGGCCAAGGAGGTCGACGAGATCTTCCTGGCGACGGATGAGGACCGCGAGGGCGAGGCGATCGCCTGGCACCTGGTGGAGACGCTCAAGCCCAAGGTGCCGGTCAAGCGGATGGTCTTCCACGAGATCACCAAGCCGGCCATCCAGGCCGCGGTGGCCAACCCCCGCGAGATCGACCGGGACCTGGTCGACGCCCAGGAGGCCCGGCGCATCCTCGACCGCCTCTACGGCTACGAGGTCTCGCCCGTGCTGTGGAAGAAGGTCATGCCGAAGCTCTCGGCGGGCCGGGTGCAGTCCGTGGCGACGCGGATCGTGGTGGAGCGCGAGCGGCAGCGGATGGCCTTCCGCACGGCGGAGTACTGGGACATCCTGGCCACCCTGGCCGTGACGGACGCCAGCGAGGGGCCCCGCAACTTCAACGCCACCCTGGTCGCGCTGAACGGCGACCGGATCGCCACCGGCAAGGACTTCGAGCCGACCACCGGCCGGGTGAAGGCCGGCGCGGGCGTGGTCCACCTCGACGCCGGGGGCGCCCGGGGCCTCGCGGCCCGCCTGGAGGGCCGGCCGTTCACCGTCACCCGGGTCGAGGAGAAGCCCTACCGCCGCCGCCCGTACGCGCCGTTCATCACCTCCACCCTCCAGCAGGAGGCGGCCCGCAAGCTGCGGTTCTCGTCGCAGCAGACGATGCGCACCGCGCAGCGCCTCTACGAGAACGGCTACATCACCTACATGCGTACCGACTCGGTGAACCTGTCGGAAACCGCCATCACGGCGGCCCGCCGGCAGATCGTCGAGCTGTACGGCGAGCGCAGCGTGCCGCCGGAGCCGCGCCGCTACACCGGCAAGGTGAAGAACGCGCAGGAGGCGCACGAGGCGATCCGCCCGGCGGGGGACAACTTCCGCACCCCGGGTGACGTGGCCAAGGAGCTCTCCGCCGAGGAGTTCAAGCTCTACGAGCTGATCTGGCGGCGCACCATCGCCTCGCAGATGACCGACGCCGTCGGCTCGAGCGTCTCGGTGCGCATCCGCGCCGTCTCCTCCGCCCAGGAGGAGGCCGACTTCGGTGCCACCGGCAAGACCATCACCGACCCGGGCTTCCTGCGGGCGTACGTCGAGTCCAGCGACGACGAGAACGCCGAGGCCGAGGACGCCGAGCGTCGCCTGCCCAACCTGGTCAAGGGCCAGCCGCTCACCGCCGACGAACTGGCCGCGCAGGGCCACCACACCCAGCCGCCGTCGCGCTACACCGAGGCGTCGCTGGTGAAGGCCCTCGAGGAGCTGGGCATCGGCCGCCCGTCGACGTACGCGTCGATCATGCAGACGATCCAGGACCGCGGCTACGTGACCAAGCGCGGCCAGGCGATGATCCCGACCTTCCTGGCCTTCGCCGTGATCGGCCTGCTGGAGCGGCACTACCCGCGCCTGATCGACTACGACTTCACCGCCAGCATGGAGAACGAGCTGGACGAGATCGCCGGCGGCGACCACGCCGCCGTCGACTTCCTCACCGCGTTCTACTTCGGCGGCGCCAACGGCGCCGGCGACCGGGACATCGCCCGCTCGGGCGGGCTGAAGAAGCTGGTCACCGAGAACATCAACGAGATCGACGCGCGCAGCGTCAACTCCATCCCGCTGTTCACCGACGACGAGGGCCGCGAGGTCGTCGTGCGGGTGGGCCGCTACGGGCCGTACCTCCAGCGGGCGGTGCCGGGCGAGCAGCAGGCGCCGGCCGCCGAGGGTGAGGAGGGCGGTGGCCAGGGCGACCGGGCCCCGATCCCCGAGGGGCTGGCGCCGGACGAGCTGACCCCGGAGAAGGTGCACGAGCTGTTCCTCGGCGGCGGGGGCGAGCGCAAGCTCGGCGACGACCCGGCCACCGGTGAGCCGATCCTGCTCAAGTCGGGCCGCTTCGGCCCGTACGTGGCCAGTGGCGAGCGCAAGTCGTCGCTGCTGCGCTCGCAGTCGCCGGACTCGCTGACCTTCGACGAGGCGCTGAAGCTGCTGAGCCTGCCCCGGCTGATCGGGGTGGCCCCGGACGGCGCTGAGGTCCTGGCGAACAACGGCCGCTACGGCCCGTACGTCAAGCAGGGCGACGAGTTCCGCTCGCTGGACTCCGAAGAGAAGATGTTCACCGTCACGCTGGACGAGGCGCTGGCCCTGCTGTCCGCCCCGAAGGCCCGCCAGCGCCGCGCCGCCGCGCCGCCGCTGCGGGAGATGGGCGTCGACCCGCTGACGGAAAAGCCGCTGGTCATCAAGGACGGCCGGTTCGGCCCGTACGTCACCGACGGCGAGACGAACGCGTCGCTGCGGCGCGGCCAGACCCCGGAGGCGCTGAGCATCGAGGAAGCCTCCGAGATGCTCGCCGAGAAGCGGGCGAAGGGGCCGGCGCCGAAGAAGAAGGCCGCCGCGAAGAAGGCGCCCGCGAAGAAGGCCACGGCGGCGAAGAAGACGGCTGCGGCGACCAAGTCGACGGCGGCGAAGAAGACCACGACGGCCAAGGCCACCACCGCCAGGAAGACCCCGGCGAAGAAGGCGGCCCCGAGAAAGGCCACCACCCCCAGCCCCGACTGATCCTGGCCGCCTCGCAAGCTGGCGTCGCAAGAGATCTTGGCAGGTCCAGGCCCCTCGAAGGGCCACCGCCTGCCAAGATCTCTTGCGTTTGTCCACAGGGGCAGCGCGCGGCGGTGCCTCGTGGGCAGGGTGGAGGGCGTGAGATTGCGCTTCACGCAACCCCCGGCGGCCCTGGGCCGTGCGGTGCCCGGCGACGACGCCGACGAGTTGACCTGGCTGCTTTTCCGGCAGGACGAGGTGATCAGCCTCGACCAGGCGCTGCGACACCTGTCCCACAAGGCGATCCGGCACCGGGTGACCAGCAGACGGTGGCGACACGTCCACCGTGCCGTCTTCGTGGCCCACAGCGGGCCGATCGGTCCCGCCCAGCTTCGATGGATCGCGGTGCTGGCCGCCGGGCCGGGCGCGATGCTCGGTGGGCTCACCGCCGCCCAGGCGGGAGGGCTGCGCGGCTTTTCCGACCTGGCGATCCACCTCCTGCTGCCGGCTGGCCGGCGGCGAGAGCTGCCGCAACGTGTGGTGGCGCACCGGACGACCCATCTGCCGGAGCGGGACGTGCTCGCGGTCGGGCAGCCACGTCGGACGATGCCCGCCCGGTCGGTCGTGGACGCGGCACAGTGGGCGCGTACCGACGCGGAGGCCCGGGCGATCGTCGCGGCAGGCTTCCAGCAACGGATCGTGTGCGAGGAGGAGCTGCGCGAGGTCCTCGACCGGATGCCACGGCTGCGTCGCCGGAAACTGATCCTGAGCGTCGCCACGGACGCGGGCGGCGGGGCGCACTCCCTGGCCGAGTTGGACTTCCTGGCTCTGACGCGCCGCGCCGGGCTGCCCGAACCCACTCGACAGAAGATCAGGTACGACACCACGGGACGGCGCCGCTACCTCGACGCGTACTTCGAGGAGTGGAGAGTGCACGTCGAGATCGACGGCGGCCAGCATCTCGACCCGCGTGCGGCCTGGGCCGACATGCGCCGTCAGAACGACCTGTGGGTCGAAGGGGATCGCGTCCTTCGATTCCCGTCCTGGGCCCTCCGCGCCCACCCGGCCGAGGTCATCGCCCAACTCCGTACGGCACTGCGCAGGGCGGGCTGGCCGGGCTGACGCCCGCCACGAGATCTTGGCAGCTCCCGGCCCCTCCGAGGGCCGCTCCTTGCCAAGATCGCTCGGCGAGCGGCGCCGCCGCGCGCCAGGGCGGGGGCGGGTTTGTCAGCCGAGGGTTCGGGTCAGGTGGGGGTTGGTGAAGAGGTGGTGTGGGTCCAGGCGGGCGCGTAGCGCCTGGAAGTCCGCCCAGCGGGGGTAGGCCGTCGCGAGCGACTCCGCGTCGCGCCAGTGCAGCTTGCCCCAGTGGGGCCGGCCGCCGAGGCTCGCGGCGACCTGCTCGAAGGCCCGGAAGTACGGCTCGTACGGCATGCCGACGTACTGGTGGACGGCCACGTACGCCGACTCGCGCCCGTAGCCGTGGGAGAGCCAGATGTCGTCGGCGGCGGTGAACCGCACCTCGACCGGGAAGAGCACCTTGAACGGCAGCCCGTCGACGATGCGCCGCAGCGCGTCGAGCGCCTCGGGCAGGGCGTCGCGCGGCAGGGCGTACTCCATCTCCATGAAGCGGACCCGGCGCGGGGTGCAGAAGACCTGGTCGGAGCGGCCGGTGTAGCGGCGTTCGGTGAGCGCGCGGGCGGAGACGGCGCTGATGCCGGGGGCGAGCGCCGGCACGGCGCGGCCGAGCCGGCAGGCCCCGGCGAAGACGGTGTTGGACAGGAACTCGTCGTCCAGCCAGTTGCGCCACCGGGGCAGTGGCCGGTCGTCGTCGGCGACCCGGTCGTTGGCCTTGACCTGTACTCGGGCGGTGTACGGGAACCAGTAGAACTCGACGTGGTCGTGCCTGTCGATCAGCGCGGGCAGCTCGTCGAGCACGGCCGCCAGCGGCGCCGGCCGCTCGTGGGCGCGCAGCACGAAGGCGTCCACACAGCGCAGGGTCACCTCGACGAGGACCCCGAGCGCGCCCAGCGACACCCGGGCGGCGGCGAAGACGTCGGGGTGCTCGTCGGCGGAGCAGCGCAGCACCTCGCCGGTGCCGGTGACGAGGGTGAGCGCCTCGACGAACGTCGACAGGCAGCCGTAGGCGGCGCCGGTGCCGTGGGTGCCGGTGGAGATCGCGCCGGCGATCGTCTGTGCGTCGATGTCGCCCAGGTTGGGTAGGGCCAGGCCGTGTGCGGCGAGCAGTTCGTTGAGTGCGCGCAGGGTGATCCCGGCCGGTACGGTGACCAGTCGGCGGTCGGTGTCGACGCGTACCCCGGTGTCCAGGTGGGTCAGTTCCATGCGTCGTCCGTCGGTGATCGCGACGCCGGTGAAGGAGTGGCCGCTGCCCACCGCCCGGATCCGGTCCCCGGCCGTCGCGGCGGCGCGGACAGCCTCGGTGACGTCGGCGAGGGAGGCGGGGCGCAGGATGGTGGTGGCGGTGGCGCGTTGGTTGCCGGCCCAGTTGGACCAGGCTGCCAGGGTGGGCGGTGTGGTACCGGCCATGCGCACTCCTCCACATGAATGTGAACTGACTTCATATCAGCAACGTTGTCGCAGGTAAATACCGCAATCGAGGTTTGCTCGTTGTACCGGTAGTCACGAACCCGTGACGTGCAGATATGTTCATCCGTCGAAGGGGGGTGGCGAGTGTCCACACCAGCCGCCACAGCCGGGCCGCTGCGCCGCGTACCGGTGCAGGGTCGAAGTGTCGCACGGGTCCAGCGGATGCTGGACGCCTGTGCAGAACTCGTCGACGAGGTGGGGTACGAGGGTCTGACCACGACCCTGCTCGCCGAGCGTGCCGAGGTGGCGATCGGGTCGGTCTACCAGTTCTTCCCGGACAAGCGGGCGATCGTGCAGGCGCTGACCCTGCGCACGATGGAGTCCTACCTCCAGCGGCTCGACGAGCGGTTCGCCTCCGACGACCTGACCCACTGGTGGGACGGGGTCGACGCGGGCATCGACGAGTACATCACGATGCACCGCACCGTTCCGGGATTCCGTACCCTGCACTTCGGCGACGTGGTCGACCTGCACCTGCTCGACGAGCAGCGGGACAACAACGGCGTGATCGCGGACCAGTTGGCCCGCGTACTGGCCGAGCGCTTCGGGCTCGACGTCCCCGACCTCCGGTTCCACCTGGAGATCGCCGTGGAGGCGGCCGACGCGCTGATCAAGTTGGCGTTCCGCCGGCTGCCCGAGGGCGACGACCGGGTCCTGGCCGAGGCGAAGGCGCTGATCCGGGAGTACCTGCACCGCCAGGTCGACGCCCCGGCCGACGCCAACCAGTCCGGCTGACCCGGCCGACGGCCGACCAGCCGGGCCGCGGTCGACCAGCCCCGGCGGGCGACGGCGATCAACCCGGCCGACGGCTGACCAGCCCGACGGAGGGTCTCGCCGACGCGGGCGCAAGCTGGCGGTGCCGCGCTGGTCGGCCGGATCAGAGGAAGGCGTGGCCCTCGCCCCGGTAGGTGGGCACGGTGGCCACGACCGCGTCCCCCTCGATCAGGTGCAGCTCGTTGACGCGCTCGCACAGCTCGCCGGCCTTGGCGTGCCGGAACCAGACCCGGTCGCCGACCCGCAGCGCGCCGGCCGCCGTGCCGGCCAGCGGGGTCTGCACCTCGCCGGCCCCCTCGGTGCCGATCAGCTTGAGGCTCTCCGGCAGCCACGGCCGGGGCAGCCGGCTGTCCTCGGCCGGGCCGGAGGCGATCCAGCCGCCGCCGAGCACGGTGGCCAGGCCGGGCCCCGGGCGGCGGACCACCGCGCAGGCGAAGGCCGCCGCCGGGGTGGGGCGCCAGGCGCGGTACGCGTCGAACAGCGTCGGTCCGTACAGTCCCGATCCCGCGGTGACCTCGGTGACCGCGGGATCGGCGCTGGTCGCGGCCACGCTGCCGGTGCCGCCGCCGTTGACGAACTCCAGGTCGGCGTGTTCGCGTACGGCGGCCACCGCCGCGCCCCGGCGGGCCAGCAACTCGCGGTACGACCCGCGCTGGGCCAGCCGGATCGCGGAGCCGAGCACCGCCCGCCCGGGCGGCGCGTCGCCGAGGCCGGCGATCTGCGCCTCGTACGCCATCAGCCCGACCAGCCGGAAGCCGGCGCGGTCGGCGACGGTGGCGGCGAGCGTGCCGGCGGCCCGGGCACTGTGCACCGGCGAGCGGCGCACCCCGACGTGCACCCGCCCGCCCAGCGGTCGCCAGGAGGCGTCCAGGTCGAGGCAGACCCGCAGCTCGGGGCGGTGCCCGGGCGGGCACACGGCGTCGACGAGGTCGAGCTGGTCGGTGCCGTCGATCATCAGCGTGACGGCCGCGGCGAGCGCCGGGTCGGCGGCGAGCGCGGCGAGTGCCCCCCGGTCGGCCGTGGGGTACGCCACCAGCGCGTCGTCGGTCACGCCGGCGCGGACCAGCCAGAGCGCCTCGGGCAGGGTGAAGGCCATCACGCCCCGC is drawn from Micromonospora sp. NBC_01740 and contains these coding sequences:
- a CDS encoding STAS domain-containing protein, with product MELSLATRTVGEHTVLEVGGEVDVYTAPRLRERLLELIDGGARHVVVDLGRVDFLDSTGLGVLVGALKRLRAAGGSFALVCDKEPLLKIFRITALDQVFPLHPTVDAAVGTDPAGTGV
- a CDS encoding ATP-binding protein; amino-acid sequence: MATVKLSFSPAPVHVRTARLVGVAVARRAGVREELLDEVRLAIGEACTRAVALHRQYGVSEPVLVEMSDTGAYAVRVVDRAPIEAGLGLAALNADQLANESLDEDDLTTGVGFALLAGFVEDLQVRPVDEGVGTEVRMVWPVGR
- a CDS encoding sodium-translocating pyrophosphatase; the encoded protein is MSDTLAADGGGISLTGNNVTYVVIAAVIALVALAFAGALTKAVLAAGKGTNKMQEISGAVQEGASAYLLRQFRTLAIFVVIAVVLLFLLPVHGTDGSEVAVKIGRSVFFVVGALFSAFIGGAGMWLATRANLRVAAAAREREGGREAAMKIAFRTGGVVGFLTVGLGLFGAALVVLFYRSDAPTVLEGFGFGAALLAMFMRVGGGIFTKAADVGADLVGKVEQGIPEDDPRNAATIADNVGDNVGDCAGMAADLFESYAVTLVAALILGRAAFGEEGLVFPLIVSTIGVLVAIVGVFITRLRASDRNGLTAINRAFYISAVLSAVLVAIATYAYLPATFAELEGGLTDVSENPRTVAIGAVVIGIVLAAAIQALTGYFTETNRRPVQDIGKSSQTGAATVILAGISIGLESAVYSALLIGAGVFGAFLLGGSSITLSLFAVAMAGTGLLTTVGVIVAMDTFGPISDNAQGVAEMSGDIDEHGARTLTELDAVGNTTKAITKGIAIATAVLAATALFGSYTDTLRTAYSDAGVGDVGTEILNSLNVANPRNLVGLIIGAAVVFLFSGLAINAVSRSAGAVVMEVRRQFRELPGIMDGTQRPEYGKVVDICTRDAQRELMTPGLLAILAPIAVGFGLGPGALAAYLAGAIGAGTLMAVFLSNSGGAWDNAKKLVEDGAYGGKGSESHAATVIGDTVGDPFKDTAGPAINPLIKVMNLVSLLIAPAVVAWSVGDERNTALRVGIAVVATLIIAAAVVFSKRKGVAMSDADSGTGAGSPDQRPETVNA
- the topA gene encoding type I DNA topoisomerase, with amino-acid sequence MPSNAGTTRLVIVESPAKAKTISGYLGPGYVVEASFGHVRDLPRNAADVPAKYKGESWARLGVDVDNGFHALYVVSADRKQQISKLVKLAKEVDEIFLATDEDREGEAIAWHLVETLKPKVPVKRMVFHEITKPAIQAAVANPREIDRDLVDAQEARRILDRLYGYEVSPVLWKKVMPKLSAGRVQSVATRIVVERERQRMAFRTAEYWDILATLAVTDASEGPRNFNATLVALNGDRIATGKDFEPTTGRVKAGAGVVHLDAGGARGLAARLEGRPFTVTRVEEKPYRRRPYAPFITSTLQQEAARKLRFSSQQTMRTAQRLYENGYITYMRTDSVNLSETAITAARRQIVELYGERSVPPEPRRYTGKVKNAQEAHEAIRPAGDNFRTPGDVAKELSAEEFKLYELIWRRTIASQMTDAVGSSVSVRIRAVSSAQEEADFGATGKTITDPGFLRAYVESSDDENAEAEDAERRLPNLVKGQPLTADELAAQGHHTQPPSRYTEASLVKALEELGIGRPSTYASIMQTIQDRGYVTKRGQAMIPTFLAFAVIGLLERHYPRLIDYDFTASMENELDEIAGGDHAAVDFLTAFYFGGANGAGDRDIARSGGLKKLVTENINEIDARSVNSIPLFTDDEGREVVVRVGRYGPYLQRAVPGEQQAPAAEGEEGGGQGDRAPIPEGLAPDELTPEKVHELFLGGGGERKLGDDPATGEPILLKSGRFGPYVASGERKSSLLRSQSPDSLTFDEALKLLSLPRLIGVAPDGAEVLANNGRYGPYVKQGDEFRSLDSEEKMFTVTLDEALALLSAPKARQRRAAAPPLREMGVDPLTEKPLVIKDGRFGPYVTDGETNASLRRGQTPEALSIEEASEMLAEKRAKGPAPKKKAAAKKAPAKKATAAKKTAAATKSTAAKKTTTAKATTARKTPAKKAAPRKATTPSPD